A window of the Nitrosopumilus ureiphilus genome harbors these coding sequences:
- a CDS encoding YHS domain-containing protein, whose product MKTDPVCKMQLDEQGTVTLEHDGNTYHFCCPSCKAIFEKNPSKFC is encoded by the coding sequence ATGAAAACAGATCCAGTTTGCAAAATGCAATTAGATGAACAAGGAACCGTAACTTTAGAACATGATGGAAACACATATCATTTTTGTTGTCCATCATGCAAAGCGATATTTGAAAAAAACCCCTCAAAGTTCTGCTGA
- a CDS encoding sulfite exporter TauE/SafE family protein encodes MLTPTLVMGLGFLVGIQHAFEPDHVSAVSTQILKSKFDKKPIKQLIKESITKSSILGAVWGAGHTTTLVLIGFLVYALAITIHDHIFSGFEFAVGIMLVFLGITTIINKKIQFKHKHPHQHKDGTMHLDEHNHDDSNHRHTHKSYLIGLVHGLAGSGSLVVLSAVALEDMGMVLGFIVIFGVGSMIGMALVGSMMGVPFAFAHRITSIQKIFKYTAGIFGIVIGINIMYQIGILGHLFSI; translated from the coding sequence ATGCTTACCCCAACATTAGTGATGGGGCTTGGTTTTCTAGTTGGAATACAGCATGCGTTTGAGCCAGATCATGTCTCTGCAGTAAGTACTCAAATTTTAAAATCAAAGTTTGATAAAAAACCAATAAAACAACTAATCAAAGAATCCATCACAAAATCATCTATTCTTGGTGCAGTTTGGGGGGCAGGACACACCACAACACTTGTTTTGATAGGCTTTTTGGTATATGCCCTTGCAATAACAATACACGATCATATTTTTTCAGGTTTTGAATTTGCAGTTGGAATAATGCTTGTATTTTTGGGAATCACTACAATTATCAATAAAAAAATTCAATTCAAACACAAACATCCTCATCAACACAAAGATGGAACCATGCATCTTGATGAACATAATCATGATGATTCTAATCATAGACACACTCACAAATCATATTTGATTGGTCTAGTTCACGGATTGGCTGGAAGTGGAAGTCTTGTTGTGCTTAGTGCTGTTGCATTAGAGGATATGGGAATGGTATTGGGATTTATCGTAATCTTTGGAGTTGGTTCTATGATTGGAATGGCACTTGTTGGGAGTATGATGGGCGTGCCATTTGCATTTGCACATAGAATTACATCCATACAAAAGATTTTCAAATACACAGCAGGGATATTTGGCATTGTTATTGGTATTAACATAATGTACCAAATTGGAATTTTAGGACATTTGTTTAGTATCTGA
- a CDS encoding DsbA family protein, with translation MEDENIENKSVENENTVNDNVMIKKSTFTGLIVVITIVIAISAFFAGSYFTNLNSDEITQSDLNAAIAKLESKIENRPQSPSQPNTQPINISIDDDPMKGNSNAPITIIEFSDYECPFCGRFYENTLPLIEENYINTGKVNFVYRDFPIQSIHPNAAPAAMAAECADDQDSFWSFHDMIFENKNTWAELDGADLLNEFEQYAITLGLDTKEFNACLESGKHLDEIRNDLQDGQNYGITGTPGFFIGNDNSGYIMVSGAKPYPIFEEILDEMLAQ, from the coding sequence TTGGAAGATGAGAATATAGAAAATAAAAGTGTAGAAAATGAGAATACAGTGAACGATAATGTAATGATTAAAAAATCAACATTTACAGGGTTAATTGTTGTAATAACTATAGTGATTGCAATTTCTGCATTTTTTGCAGGCTCTTACTTTACAAATTTAAATTCAGATGAAATTACACAGTCAGATCTTAATGCTGCAATTGCAAAATTAGAATCAAAAATTGAAAATAGACCACAATCACCTAGTCAACCAAATACCCAGCCAATTAACATATCAATAGATGATGATCCCATGAAAGGGAATTCAAATGCTCCTATCACCATCATAGAATTTTCCGACTATGAATGCCCATTTTGTGGAAGATTTTATGAAAATACACTTCCCTTAATTGAAGAGAATTACATCAATACAGGCAAAGTCAATTTTGTTTATCGAGATTTTCCAATTCAAAGTATACATCCTAATGCAGCTCCTGCGGCAATGGCTGCTGAATGTGCAGACGATCAAGATTCTTTTTGGTCATTTCATGATATGATTTTTGAAAACAAGAATACATGGGCTGAATTAGATGGAGCAGATTTGCTAAATGAATTTGAACAGTATGCAATTACGCTAGGGCTAGATACTAAAGAATTCAATGCATGTTTAGAATCAGGTAAACATCTTGATGAGATAAGAAATGATCTTCAGGATGGACAAAATTATGGTATTACTGGTACCCCTGGATTTTTTATAGGAAATGATAATTCTGGATACATCATGGTTTCAGGTGCAAAACCATATCCAATTTTTGAAGAAATTCTAGATGAGATGCTTGCACAATGA
- a CDS encoding WD40/YVTN/BNR-like repeat-containing protein → MKKKGSSKNKKYGLIIIPIVIIVAIIISLLSQNNIDTPTSKLHGPWSDIHGVGMFLSGNVDTLYLATHQGLFEKTNVGWQRVGNDNADLMGFSMNHETNTMYSSGHPKTGGNLGFRMSEDNGNSWKTISKVKDTPVDFHAMTASQAQKGLIYGSPGGGYELFVTSDNGVSWSSPDIPNQIMSLAADPLDPNRVYAGTKSGLYVSNDQGKQWEQVNSDIERGVVTGIGFSSDGKTMYAFSTLDGNGMIVKSMDGGNTMVKTSGQIIDARGIWNFAPGRDGEIYAIAAQQVASGIAMSVYKTENGGSTWILEGTNNSELALTAES, encoded by the coding sequence ATGAAGAAAAAAGGTTCATCAAAAAACAAAAAATATGGATTAATTATAATTCCAATTGTAATCATAGTTGCGATTATCATATCTTTACTTTCACAAAATAACATAGACACCCCAACATCAAAACTTCATGGACCGTGGAGCGACATTCATGGTGTTGGAATGTTTCTTTCAGGGAATGTTGATACTCTATATCTTGCCACCCACCAAGGTTTGTTTGAAAAAACAAATGTAGGATGGCAACGTGTTGGAAATGATAACGCAGATTTGATGGGGTTTTCTATGAATCATGAAACAAATACAATGTATTCCAGTGGACATCCAAAAACAGGAGGAAATCTTGGATTTAGAATGAGTGAAGATAATGGAAATTCATGGAAAACAATTTCTAAAGTTAAAGATACACCAGTTGATTTTCATGCAATGACTGCAAGTCAGGCACAAAAAGGTTTGATTTATGGTTCTCCTGGTGGAGGATATGAACTCTTTGTTACTTCTGATAATGGAGTATCATGGAGTTCGCCTGATATTCCAAATCAAATCATGTCACTTGCAGCAGATCCGTTAGATCCTAACCGAGTGTATGCTGGAACAAAATCTGGTCTTTATGTTAGTAATGATCAAGGTAAACAATGGGAACAAGTCAATTCAGATATTGAAAGAGGTGTAGTTACGGGAATTGGTTTTTCATCAGATGGAAAAACAATGTATGCATTTTCAACTTTAGATGGAAATGGTATGATTGTAAAATCAATGGATGGTGGAAACACCATGGTAAAAACATCAGGACAGATTATTGATGCTCGAGGCATTTGGAACTTTGCTCCAGGTCGTGATGGAGAAATTTATGCCATTGCCGCACAGCAAGTAGCAAGTGGAATTGCCATGAGTGTTTACAAGACAGAGAATGGTGGTTCCACATGGATTTTAGAGGGCACTAATAATTCAGAACTTGCATTAACTGCTGAATCTTAA